The genomic window TAACGGCTCATTTTAACCTCAACCGGGGTAAGATCTTCTGTCAGGATCAGTCCGTCTTTTTCCAATAACTCCTGAAACTGGCGACTCTTTGCCTCTACTATTTCTTTAAGTTCGATATGCTGAAAATCGGGAATGAGGTTATTTTCAATTTTGGCCAACAACAGTAATGATTGATGCAATCTTGATAATCTGCCTGTAGCATGATAAATATCTTCCAATAATGCGCCCTGCTGCTCGGTAAACGACTCTGTTTGCAGCAAAGAATCTAATTTAGAATTAATTACGGCTAATGGGGTCATCATTTCGTGTGAGGCATTATCGGTAAAACTTTTAAGTTCCTTATAATCTTGCCGTACCCTTTCGGCCATGGCATTTACAGACTTATTAAGTTCATTAAACTCATCAATTTTAGTTGGCTCTTGTTCAATAGTATCCATTCGGGTTACTTCGAAAGCTTTCATCCGGTTCAGAATAGAATAAAAAGGACGCCATAACCTGTTCAGTACAAATCGGTTTATCAGCAGTAAGGATAAAAGCAAAACAACCGTAATTCCGAGCGTAATTAAAAGGATGATTCTAATAAGATCTTCTGATTCTACCCTCGATTTGGTTATGGTTACCTCAATGGTTTTACCATCTAAATGTACAACCGTAATCAGACTTCTCCCTGGTTCGTTTTCACCTTCTTTCGGGTTAAAATAAAGTGTATTTAGAAATTCTCTTTCAGAAATAATCCCACTTAGCGTTTTATAAGATATTTGTTGATCGAGATAACTTGCAGGCAGCGGGAGCTTATGAAAAGTGTTTACATACTGGTTAATTTCATTTTCTTCAACAGCTAAATCGCGATCTAATTTTTCGGTTAAAATAAAATGGATTACAACATAGTAAATGATCCCCGTAATGATTAATACAAGGATAGAGGTTAAAATATTTGCCTTGTTGTAACGGTTGGAGAGTTTCATATATCGCCAAATTTATAGCCAATTCCATAAACAGAACGAAGGTAATCTGCTGCTCCTGCTTCAAGCAATTTTTTACGGAGATTTTTAACATGGGTATAAATAAAGTCGAAATCATCCGACAAGTCCATTTCGTCGCCCCAAAGATGCTCAGCCATTGCATTTTTGGTGACGACTTTATTGCGGTTAGAAAGAAAATACACCAGCAGATCGAACTCTTTTTTGGTAAGTGTTACCTGATTGCCTTTAACAGTAATTTTCATTGCCGAAACATCTACAGTGATCTCGTTGAAAACAATAATATTGGCACCATCAAAATTCTTTCTGCGGATAATAGCGCTTACACGCGCTTTTAGTTCCGATAAATGAAAAGGCTTAACTAAATAATCATCGGCGCCAAGATCGAGCCCGGCAAGTTTATCATCTAAAGAATGGCGCGCAGAAATAATGAGTACACCATCTCTTTTTTTCAGTTGTTTAAGTTTGGTTAATAATTCCAGTCCTTCGCCACCAGGCAAGCCCAAATCTAATAGAATACAATCGTAACTATAAAGCGATATTTTCTCATAAGCAGAAGCAAAATCGGAAGCATGCTCACAAATGTTACCCTCTCCTGTAAAATAAGCAAGTATACTCTCTAATAATGCCTGTTCATCTTCAATGACTAAAATTTTCATTGATTGTTAATTTGTGATTTAATTGACATAAAGTAATCATTTAAACCGGAAAATTAAAAATGCAGTTCCAAACCAGTTAAGTATAACCGCTGTATCAATTTTTCTATGTTCAGATTTTTTTTCTTCTGCAATATCTGTTTACCAAAGGTGGTAAAGTATTCATGCCCTACAAGCATTTTGATATTGATGGCATCCCATTCCATGTCGCTATGTACCAAACGAAGGTTTTCTTCCCATTCTCTTTTCAACCTGGCCGCAAAAGCAAGATAATTTGGAAGGGAAAAATGATAAAAATCAGCATCGCATATGATCTTCTCTAAATCGTTGTTTGGAAGTTGAGGATATTTTGTAGCAAGAATGCAGTTGTTTACCAATTCTATCTGATCGTGTTTAAGGCCATTTCTCAGTAAAAATTCATAAGCAATTTTGACACTGGCCAACTCATGGCCACTATATTGTTTAGTATAGCCCACATCATGTAAAAAGGCAGCCAAAGTAAGCGTCAGCAATTCATTTTCAGTCACACTATTTTGCTTACCAATAATTCTAACACCTTCTACCACTAATAAAGTATGCTCAAAACTATGAAAGTACATGCTTTTTGGCAGCTCCTTTTCAAAAAGTTCCTTAACAAAGGCTTCAACCTTTTTCAGCAATATTTCCTGCCCTCTTTCCATTTATCAATCTTATAAATAGTACAATGGTATATATCAATTCTGAAGAAAAACTGTAGTATAAAATGCTGTTACTGGGTTTAGATCGATCAGTTTCAATTTTATCATATAAATATTAGCAGCTAATCTTCAAAGCAATAACCTATTACAGCTTACAATGAACATAATATTAATAAATTGTTAAGTACAATACTTTAGTGATACCTTTAAACCCTAACCAAACCTTCAGAATTCCTTCAGAATTGAAACTTACCTTCGCCAATTATTACACAAAGTATGGGCAGACTAGTTTCGGCCTTTGGATTCATCACTAACTATGGGCATTAAAGAAAAAACAAATAAATTACTCCATCATAGATTTGGACCAGTTTTTTTAGTTACAGTATTATTATGTACCATATCGCTGATTACGAGGCTCTCTTTATTAATTTATAGTGCATCATCTGTTGATTGGTCGATATTTAACCTACTTAAAATTCTGGTTATCGGTCTGTTTTATGACCTTGCTGCTACATCTTTTGCGGTAATCCCGATTGTAATTTATCTATGGTTGCTCCCTTCTAAATGGTATGCCAGCAAATTCAACAAGATATTATTGTTCATCTATTTTTTCTTTGTTGTTTTCACGCTAATCTTCAATGCCATTTCAGAATGGTTTTTTTGGGAAGAATTTTCAGTCCGTTATAACTTTATTGCAGTCGATTATCTGGTTTATACCACGGAGGTTATTGGAAATATCCGCCAATCGTACCCAATTAATAGCATTATGGTAGGTTTGGTGATCGTTACAGCCCTAATCGTTTATCTTTTAAGAAAATCTATCACAACATCTACTGCCCATAAAACGGGTTTCGGCAAACGAACCATAATTGCATTGATTCTTTTGTGCCTGCCTGTTCTTACTTATTTTGGGGTAAGCCATAGATGGAAATACCACAGTAAAAATCAATATGTAAATGAGCTTTCGGGCAATGGCATGTACGATTTTGGATTTGCCTTTTGGAACAATCAGCTCGATTACAATACTTTTTACAAAACCCTCCCGATTAAAAATGCAGAATCTATTCTGAGCAATTTGCTTCAACAAGATTCTACTGCCAAAAACGGAACATTTAAAAATACATCCAGAACCATCAATAATCCGGGTACAGAGCATAAGATGAATGTGGTATTGATTAGCGTAGAGAGCTTAAGCGCTGAATTTTTATCCGCATTTGGCAATACACAGCACATTACCCCACAACTCGATTCGTTGGCAAAAGAAGGTTTGCTCTTTAACAATTTATACGCTTCGGGAACGCGTACGGTGCGGGGCCTGGAAGCACTTTCACTTTGCATTCCGCCTACCCCTGGGCAATCCATCGTTAAACGTCCTGATAATAAAAACCTGTTCACCTTAGGCAGTATATTTCGTTCGAAAGGCTACAACAGCAGGTTTATTTATGGCGGTTATGGGTATTTTGATAATATGAACGAGTTCTTTTCCAATAACGGTTATCAGGTAACCGATAGAAGTGCACTGCAGGACTCAGAAATCCATTATTCAAATATCTGGGGTGTTGCTGATGAAGATTTATTTACACTTTCGTTACGCGAACTTGATAAAGATTATAAAGATAAGAAACCCTTTTTCGCACAGATTATGACGGTTTCGAACCATCGTCCATATACTTACCCTGAGGGGAGAATTGATATTCCATCACACACTGGCAGAGAAGGTGCAGTTAAATACACCGATTATGCTATTGGTAAGTTTATACGTGAAGCAAAACAGAAACCCTGGTTTTCGAATACTTTATTCATTATTGTGGCTGATCATTGCGCCTCGAGTGCTGGTAAAGTACAGTTACCGGTAGATAAATATAATATTCCCATGATTTTTTATAGTCCGGGGCATATTGCACCAGGCAAATTCGAGAAACTTACCGCACAGATTGATATCGGTCCCACCATTTTGGGCTACCTCAATTTCAGTTACGACAGTAAATTCTTTGGTCAGGATGTATTTAAAATGAAAGATAGCGAAGAAAGGGCATTTATAAGCACCTACCAGAGTTTAGGTTACATTAAAAATAATAAACTGGTTATTCTTGATCCGAATAAAAAAGCAACTACTTACAAACCCGATTTTACTAACGGAAATGCTGTAGCCATACCAGCAGATCAGAAATTGATTAATGAGGCCATATCCAATTACCAGATGGCATCGTACCTCTACCAAAATGGGTTGTACGGTTTTGAGTCTAAAGATAAACCCTAATAAATTTAACCATGAGCATAAATATTGGGTTATTGGTATGGAAAGAGATGAAGGCAAAATCGATGAGTAGAGATCAACTTGCCGAGAAAATAAGTGTGAGCAAACACCGGGTAGATACTTTACTTAAATCGGCATCAGTAGATACCAATTTATTAAAAAAGATCTCTATTGCGCTTGGTATTAATTTTTTCGAATACTACCGCAAAGATGAAGACCTGGCTCAATTAGAAATCGACACCCTTGCACAAAGTGATGAGGAGCTTAGTGAGCTTAAAAATTTAATCAAAGAAAAAAATAAATTGCTCGAACTTTACGAAGAAACCATAAAAAGCCAAAAGAAGATTATTGGCACACTAGAGAATCTTCGGAAACACTAACAATAAATTTAATTTAGCTATTTAACTGCAGCCAGTTCATTAAAACTGAACTGGCTGCAGTTATTATCAGACTTCCAGTTTCCACTTTTTTGCCAATTCAGCATTAAAACCATCATTTTCTTTAGGATTTGGCTCCCCCTTCCCTGTGGTAATCAACTTATACAAGCTTTCTTTTATATAGTTAGTCCAGGCTTCCCTGCAAATTTCATAACATTCGTACTGCGGTACCAAGCCCTCGTGCGTAAAAGTTACAGCAGTTTGTTCACCTTTTTTAGTAATATCGAAAACCAGCTTTGTACCGATCCATTCGCTTTTATCGGTTGTAAACTTAAAGTCGTTATCCAATATCAGCCAAACTACTTTTTGATCTGGAATCATTTCTATCAATTTCATTTTACAGTAATGAATATCTCTATAATGATAAACGGATTCGGCGTTAATGATATCGGTAGCTCCTTCAATGGCTTCCGACCACCATCCGCTTACATTGGTAATTGCATTAAATGCTTCATTCGGACTTTGATCTACCAAAATGGTGGCTGTAAAATCTTGCTTTTCCATGGTTCTATTTTTTTTAAAAATTTAATTTCCTTAAAGGTTAATCAAAGTTAATGTACTAATTTTTAACCTGCAGGGTGTAAAATGGACATTGTAGCGGGTTGATTTGGACAAGCATAAACATTATCTTTATCTAAGAAAATAATCAAGATGAAACACATTACCATACTTGTACCCGATGGCCCCAATAACTTGAGCAGCATTGTGGGTTCGTATAAAATATTGAGCAGAGCGAACGCCTATTGGCAGGAATGTGGCCAGAAATCATTATTTAAAATTGAACTGGCGGGGATTTCTAAAGAGGTTGATTTTTATGACGGATTATTTTCGGTGAAACCGCACAGGCACATTTCATCTATCACCAAAACCGGTCTTGTAATCATCCCTTCTTTAAATCATAATTATCAACAGGCAATGGAAGGGAACAAAGCGCTAATCGGCTGGATCGCCGGGCAATATAAAAACGGCGCTGAAATAGCGAGTGTTTGCACAGGCGCTTACCTATTGGCATCAACTGGTTTGCTAGATGGCAAAACCTGTTCTACACATTGGATTGTTGCAGATAATTTTAGTAAAATGTTCCCTAAGGTAAATTTACAAACAGATAAGCTAATTACCGACGAAAATGGGATTTATACCAATGGTGGAGCATATTCTTTTTTAAACCTGCTCCTCTACCTGGTAGAAAAATACTTCGACAGGCAAACGGCCATCTTTTGTTCAAAGGTTTTCCAGATTGAAATGGACCGACATAGCCAATCGGAGTTTATTATTTTTAAGGGACAAAAACTGCATGGCGACGATATGGTAAAGGAAGCTCAATTGTATATCGAAAACCACCTGGATCAAAAACTATCTGTAGAAGATTTATCGACCAAATTTGCAGTTGGCCGGAGAAATTTTGATAGAAGATTTATTAAAGCAACAGGAAACACACCAATAGCATATTTACAACGTGCAAAAATTGAATCCGCTAAACGAGCTTTCGAAACCAGTCGAAAAACGGTTAACGAAGTGATGTATGAAGTGGGTTATGCTGACGTAAAAGCTTTTCGCGAAGTATTTCGGAAGATAACAGGAATATCTCCACTGGAATACATACGTCGCTACAATAAAGAAACCGTGATGTAAAATCATTTCCTATTGCCCCCTTTTCTTTAAAAATAGGTTTCATCATAAATGTAACTAAGATCTATTTTTTTAGCATAATACACCACCCTTGTTGTTCCGAATAAGCTTTTTCACGTTGGGAAGTTATTCTCTACTTCGGAAGTACGTACTGGACAAATTGCTACGATTCTGCTACATTTGTCAATATGCAATTACCTCCTCAGCATTTACTTCAGGGATTGGTGAAACACTATTTAATTATAGATCAAAAAACCAGTGCACAGCAGTCTTACCGGATGTTTTCGGATGGTAATCCAGGCATAGTTTTTCATTTAAAAGATCCATTTTTGCAGTGGGATGAAGAAAATCTGACCGCACAACTTCAGCCTCAAAGTTTTGTTTATGGGCAACTCACCCATCACAATACCATAGTTGCAACTGGCAATTTATATATGATCGTTGTGGTTTTAGAACCTTATGCCTTATTTACCCATTTTAGTACCGCAGCTTATGAATTAAATGATCATGCCATACCACTTGAAGATTTTTTTGGACAGGAAGCCCGCAATTTACAAGAACAAATTCTTAGCGCTTTAACAATAGATACCGCTATTGGTATTATTGAAAATTTCTTACTAAAGCGTGTCACTTCACTAAGGTACTTAACAGCCGATTTTAGGATGGCAGTGAATCTGATGTATCAGCATCAGGGTATACTAAGTATAGAAGATTTACTCAAAATAGTTCCTACAACCGAAAGACAGTTAGAACGTAAATTCCGTGAACATATCGGCACTTCCCCTAAAAGGTTTGCAGATACCATTAAGTTTCAGCACTTCCTTAAGCTGCTTCAAAGACAGCCCCATAAAAAGAAAATAGCTGAATTGATTTACGAATCTGGTTATTATGATCATGCCCACCTAAACCGCAATTTCAGAAGAATGACCGGGTTTACACCTGCCCATTATAAAGATACTACCCAGATGCTGGCGATAAACCTCATGCCCCTTCACTAATATCTTTGTCGGTTTTATACAAATTTTCCGGAATCGCACGTGTTAGCTTTGAACAGTTTAGCAAAAAGACCTTAAAAATGAAAAACTTTAAAATAGCCACAGCACAGTTCGAAAATAAAAGCGGAGATAAAGCGTATAACCTTTCTGTAATTAAGCAACTAACCAAGCAAGCTGCAAATCAAGGTGCACAAGCAATTGCTTTCCACGAATGCTCAATAACAGGCTACACCTTTGCCAGGCACCTTTCTAAACCAGAGATGATTGAGCTTGCAGAATTTGTACCCCAGGGCCCAAGCGTTACTCAGTTAATTGAATTTGCCAAAGAATTTAACATCGCTATTCTTGCGGGACTATTTGAAAAAGATGAAAACGACAACTTGTTCAAAGTTTATGTTTGTGTTGACGGAACAGGCCTGGTTGCCAAACACCGTAAGCTGCATCCATTTATAAACCCTCACCTATCGCCTGGCATTGCCTTTACCGTATTTGACCTCTATGGCTGGAAATGCGGCATACTGATTTGTTACGACAATAACATCATCGAAAATGTGAGAGCAACTACACTGCTAGGTGCGCAAATCATTTTTATGCCACATGTAACCATGTGTACACCCTCTACCCGACCTGGAGCGGGTTTTGTGGACGCAAAACTTTGGGAGAACAAAGAACAGAATAGCAATTTATTACGTACTGAATTTGATGGATTAAAGGGCCGACAATGGCTAATGAAATGGTTACCTGCCCGAGCCTACGACAATGGAATATATGCCGTTTTTGCCAATCCAATTGGAATGG from Flavobacterium sp. W4I14 includes these protein-coding regions:
- a CDS encoding signal transduction histidine kinase (product_source=COG0642; cath_funfam=1.10.287.130,3.30.565.10; cog=COG0642; pfam=PF00512,PF02518; smart=SM00388; superfamily=47384,55874; transmembrane_helix_parts=Inside_1_11,TMhelix_12_34,Outside_35_127,TMhelix_128_150,Inside_151_417); the protein is MKLSNRYNKANILTSILVLIITGIIYYVVIHFILTEKLDRDLAVEENEINQYVNTFHKLPLPASYLDQQISYKTLSGIISEREFLNTLYFNPKEGENEPGRSLITVVHLDGKTIEVTITKSRVESEDLIRIILLITLGITVVLLLSLLLINRFVLNRLWRPFYSILNRMKAFEVTRMDTIEQEPTKIDEFNELNKSVNAMAERVRQDYKELKSFTDNASHEMMTPLAVINSKLDSLLQTESFTEQQGALLEDIYHATGRLSRLHQSLLLLAKIENNLIPDFQHIELKEIVEAKSRQFQELLEKDGLILTEDLTPVEVKMSRYLADILLNNLFSNAVRHNVSGGYIHIKLDQQRLTISNSGNPGHLQTKIFDRFSKSVNSEGMGLGLAITKQICNLYGFRIDYHEESGEHVFTVYFGD
- a CDS encoding DNA-binding response OmpR family regulator (product_source=COG0745; cath_funfam=1.10.10.10,3.40.50.2300; cog=COG0745; pfam=PF00072,PF00486; smart=SM00448; superfamily=46894,52172), which produces MKILVIEDEQALLESILAYFTGEGNICEHASDFASAYEKISLYSYDCILLDLGLPGGEGLELLTKLKQLKKRDGVLIISARHSLDDKLAGLDLGADDYLVKPFHLSELKARVSAIIRRKNFDGANIIVFNEITVDVSAMKITVKGNQVTLTKKEFDLLVYFLSNRNKVVTKNAMAEHLWGDEMDLSDDFDFIYTHVKNLRKKLLEAGAADYLRSVYGIGYKFGDI
- a CDS encoding uncharacterized protein (product_source=KO:K06950; cath_funfam=1.10.472.50; cog=COG4339; ko=KO:K06950; pfam=PF01966; smart=SM00471; superfamily=109604), yielding MERGQEILLKKVEAFVKELFEKELPKSMYFHSFEHTLLVVEGVRIIGKQNSVTENELLTLTLAAFLHDVGYTKQYSGHELASVKIAYEFLLRNGLKHDQIELVNNCILATKYPQLPNNDLEKIICDADFYHFSLPNYLAFAARLKREWEENLRLVHSDMEWDAINIKMLVGHEYFTTFGKQILQKKKNLNIEKLIQRLYLTGLELHF
- a CDS encoding phosphoglycerol transferase MdoB-like AlkP superfamily enzyme (product_source=COG1368; cath_funfam=3.40.720.10; cog=COG1368; pfam=PF00884; superfamily=53649; transmembrane_helix_parts=Inside_1_15,TMhelix_16_38,Outside_39_57,TMhelix_58_80,Inside_81_92,TMhelix_93_115,Outside_116_142,TMhelix_143_165,Inside_166_177,TMhelix_178_200,Outside_201_647): MGIKEKTNKLLHHRFGPVFLVTVLLCTISLITRLSLLIYSASSVDWSIFNLLKILVIGLFYDLAATSFAVIPIVIYLWLLPSKWYASKFNKILLFIYFFFVVFTLIFNAISEWFFWEEFSVRYNFIAVDYLVYTTEVIGNIRQSYPINSIMVGLVIVTALIVYLLRKSITTSTAHKTGFGKRTIIALILLCLPVLTYFGVSHRWKYHSKNQYVNELSGNGMYDFGFAFWNNQLDYNTFYKTLPIKNAESILSNLLQQDSTAKNGTFKNTSRTINNPGTEHKMNVVLISVESLSAEFLSAFGNTQHITPQLDSLAKEGLLFNNLYASGTRTVRGLEALSLCIPPTPGQSIVKRPDNKNLFTLGSIFRSKGYNSRFIYGGYGYFDNMNEFFSNNGYQVTDRSALQDSEIHYSNIWGVADEDLFTLSLRELDKDYKDKKPFFAQIMTVSNHRPYTYPEGRIDIPSHTGREGAVKYTDYAIGKFIREAKQKPWFSNTLFIIVADHCASSAGKVQLPVDKYNIPMIFYSPGHIAPGKFEKLTAQIDIGPTILGYLNFSYDSKFFGQDVFKMKDSEERAFISTYQSLGYIKNNKLVILDPNKKATTYKPDFTNGNAVAIPADQKLINEAISNYQMASYLYQNGLYGFESKDKP
- a CDS encoding transcriptional regulator with XRE-family HTH domain (product_source=COG1396; cath_funfam=1.10.10.10; cog=COG1396; smart=SM00530; superfamily=140383,47413), translating into MSINIGLLVWKEMKAKSMSRDQLAEKISVSKHRVDTLLKSASVDTNLLKKISIALGINFFEYYRKDEDLAQLEIDTLAQSDEELSELKNLIKEKNKLLELYEETIKSQKKIIGTLENLRKH
- a CDS encoding hypothetical protein (product_source=Hypo-rule applied; superfamily=55961), with product MEKQDFTATILVDQSPNEAFNAITNVSGWWSEAIEGATDIINAESVYHYRDIHYCKMKLIEMIPDQKVVWLILDNDFKFTTDKSEWIGTKLVFDITKKGEQTAVTFTHEGLVPQYECYEICREAWTNYIKESLYKLITTGKGEPNPKENDGFNAELAKKWKLEV
- a CDS encoding transcriptional regulator GlxA family with amidase domain (product_source=COG4977; cath_funfam=1.10.10.60,3.40.50.880; cog=COG4977; pfam=PF01965,PF12833; smart=SM00342; superfamily=46689,52317), producing MKHITILVPDGPNNLSSIVGSYKILSRANAYWQECGQKSLFKIELAGISKEVDFYDGLFSVKPHRHISSITKTGLVIIPSLNHNYQQAMEGNKALIGWIAGQYKNGAEIASVCTGAYLLASTGLLDGKTCSTHWIVADNFSKMFPKVNLQTDKLITDENGIYTNGGAYSFLNLLLYLVEKYFDRQTAIFCSKVFQIEMDRHSQSEFIIFKGQKLHGDDMVKEAQLYIENHLDQKLSVEDLSTKFAVGRRNFDRRFIKATGNTPIAYLQRAKIESAKRAFETSRKTVNEVMYEVGYADVKAFREVFRKITGISPLEYIRRYNKETVM
- a CDS encoding AraC-like DNA-binding protein (product_source=COG2207; cath_funfam=1.10.10.60; cog=COG2207; pfam=PF12833; smart=SM00342; superfamily=46689) encodes the protein MQLPPQHLLQGLVKHYLIIDQKTSAQQSYRMFSDGNPGIVFHLKDPFLQWDEENLTAQLQPQSFVYGQLTHHNTIVATGNLYMIVVVLEPYALFTHFSTAAYELNDHAIPLEDFFGQEARNLQEQILSALTIDTAIGIIENFLLKRVTSLRYLTADFRMAVNLMYQHQGILSIEDLLKIVPTTERQLERKFREHIGTSPKRFADTIKFQHFLKLLQRQPHKKKIAELIYESGYYDHAHLNRNFRRMTGFTPAHYKDTTQMLAINLMPLH
- a CDS encoding putative amidohydrolase (product_source=COG0388; cath_funfam=3.60.110.10; cog=COG0388; ko=KO:K01506; pfam=PF00795; superfamily=56317), which produces MKNFKIATAQFENKSGDKAYNLSVIKQLTKQAANQGAQAIAFHECSITGYTFARHLSKPEMIELAEFVPQGPSVTQLIEFAKEFNIAILAGLFEKDENDNLFKVYVCVDGTGLVAKHRKLHPFINPHLSPGIAFTVFDLYGWKCGILICYDNNIIENVRATTLLGAQIIFMPHVTMCTPSTRPGAGFVDAKLWENKEQNSNLLRTEFDGLKGRQWLMKWLPARAYDNGIYAVFANPIGMDDDQLKNGCSMIVDPFGDVMTECRSLGNEFVIAELNPDRLTNAGGYRYIQARKPDLYKDILGQPHESNQQVAWLKKED